The following proteins are encoded in a genomic region of Tenacibaculum sp. 190524A05c:
- a CDS encoding MFS transporter encodes MHRKVFFLIIIVTAQFLCTSLWFAGNGVMSYLIDEFHLSENSLANLTSAVQLGFISGTLIFALLNIADRFSPSKVFFFCALIGALFNLGIMVNSNTIVSLIVLRFFTGFFLAGIYPIGMKIAADHFKKHLGKSLGYLVGALVLGTAFPHLLSVLKTSFPWESVIASTSILAVLGGGAILAFVPDGPHRKKSSKLKLSAIIDVFKNKPFRSAAFGYFGHMWELYTFWTFVPVILKMYNDSHANDSINTSLWAFIIISIGSIACVSAGYLSLKWKEKRIAMIALSISGICCLLSPTLFHLNKELLLLFLLIWGYTVIMDSPLFSTLVAKNADPEIKGTALTIVNCIGFSLTIISLQTINLASTYINKEHLFTILALGPIFGLLALQQRKHS; translated from the coding sequence TTGCATAGGAAAGTCTTTTTTTTAATTATAATAGTTACTGCTCAGTTTCTATGTACCTCATTATGGTTTGCAGGTAATGGAGTGATGAGTTATTTAATAGATGAATTTCATTTATCAGAAAACTCTTTAGCAAATTTAACTTCAGCAGTACAACTTGGGTTTATTTCAGGAACCTTGATTTTTGCATTACTAAATATTGCAGATCGTTTTTCTCCTTCTAAAGTATTTTTCTTTTGTGCATTAATTGGCGCCCTATTTAATTTAGGTATTATGGTTAATTCTAATACAATTGTTAGCTTAATCGTATTGCGCTTTTTTACGGGGTTCTTTTTAGCCGGAATTTATCCAATTGGGATGAAAATTGCAGCAGATCATTTTAAGAAACATCTAGGAAAATCTTTAGGGTATTTAGTTGGAGCATTAGTATTAGGAACCGCTTTTCCTCATTTATTATCTGTTTTAAAAACCTCTTTCCCTTGGGAATCTGTAATTGCAAGTACTTCAATTCTTGCCGTTTTAGGAGGTGGTGCTATTTTAGCTTTTGTTCCTGATGGACCACATCGAAAGAAAAGTTCAAAGTTAAAATTAAGCGCAATTATTGATGTTTTTAAAAACAAACCTTTTAGATCTGCAGCTTTTGGTTATTTCGGTCATATGTGGGAGTTATATACCTTCTGGACTTTTGTTCCTGTAATTCTTAAGATGTATAATGATTCACATGCCAATGATTCAATTAATACTTCCTTGTGGGCATTTATAATCATTTCAATTGGTAGTATTGCTTGTGTTAGTGCAGGATATTTGTCTTTAAAATGGAAAGAAAAAAGAATTGCAATGATAGCCTTAAGCATATCAGGAATTTGCTGTTTGCTATCTCCTACTCTTTTTCATCTTAATAAGGAATTATTACTATTATTCTTACTGATTTGGGGTTACACTGTTATTATGGATTCTCCTTTATTCTCAACTTTGGTTGCAAAAAACGCCGATCCTGAAATTAAAGGAACTGCCTTAACTATTGTAAACTGTATTGGTTTTTCATTAACTATAATTAGCTTACAAACCATTAATTTGGCAAGCACTTACATAAATAAAGAACACCTCTTTACTATTTTGGCTTTAGGTCCGATTTTTGGCCTATTAGCTTTACAACAAAGAAAACATAGTTAA
- a CDS encoding DUF3995 domain-containing protein has translation MLFFLGITSGLIFLALSLLHIYWAFGGVYALGGVIPTKSNESRVFKAPPFLTFLVALFLLLVAMVYLNAAEVYGITFLPKFLQEFGVLIFASIFIIRAIGDFKYVGFFKKIKGTQFAKNDSKYFSPLCVFLGIAGILIVILGN, from the coding sequence ATGTTATTTTTTCTAGGGATTACAAGCGGATTAATATTTTTAGCACTTTCACTTTTACACATATATTGGGCTTTTGGAGGAGTTTATGCTTTAGGCGGCGTAATTCCAACAAAATCAAATGAGAGTAGAGTTTTCAAAGCACCACCTTTCTTAACTTTTTTAGTAGCTCTATTTCTTTTGTTAGTGGCTATGGTGTATTTAAATGCCGCTGAGGTTTATGGTATTACTTTTCTCCCAAAGTTTTTACAAGAATTTGGTGTACTTATTTTTGCTTCAATTTTTATCATTAGAGCAATAGGTGATTTTAAATATGTGGGTTTCTTTAAAAAAATAAAAGGAACACAATTCGCAAAGAATGATTCAAAGTACTTTTCGCCTTTATGCGTATTTCTAGGAATAGCTGGAATTTTAATTGTAATCTTGGGAAATTGA
- the hutI gene encoding imidazolonepropionase produces the protein MVTILINIKELIQVRERNIKKVSGKDMAILPTLKNAFLAIENERIIDYGTMDKIPSYQSAMLIDCKGKMVFPSWCDSHTHIVYAGNREQEFVDRINGLTYEEIANRGGGILNSAKKLQQTSEEELYEQSSKRLKEIISLGTGAVEIKSGYGLTVEAELKMLRVIRKLKETFSIPIKATFLGAHAFPSEYKENKEAYIDVIINEMLPQIGKEHLADFIDAFCETGYFSVEQTERVIDAGKKYGLVPKIHVNQFTSIGGLQASVAKGALSVDHLEIMTESDIDALKGSDTMPVALPSCSYFLSIPYTPARDIINADLPLALATDYNPGSTPSGNMNFVVSTACIKMKMTPEEAINAATINGAYAMDLSDEVGSITKGKKANFFITKEIPSYGYLPYSFGSNVIESVYLNGKRI, from the coding sequence ATGGTAACAATATTGATAAATATCAAGGAATTAATACAAGTACGAGAAAGAAACATTAAAAAAGTATCTGGTAAGGATATGGCAATTCTACCAACGCTTAAAAATGCTTTTTTAGCCATTGAAAATGAAAGAATTATCGATTATGGCACAATGGACAAAATTCCTTCTTATCAAAGTGCAATGCTAATTGATTGTAAAGGAAAAATGGTTTTCCCTTCTTGGTGTGATAGTCATACACATATTGTTTATGCTGGTAATAGAGAACAGGAGTTTGTAGATAGAATTAATGGTTTGACTTATGAAGAAATTGCCAATCGTGGTGGTGGAATTTTAAATTCAGCAAAAAAATTACAACAAACCTCAGAGGAAGAATTGTATGAGCAATCAAGTAAAAGATTAAAAGAAATCATAAGTTTAGGAACTGGTGCAGTTGAAATTAAATCTGGTTATGGTTTAACTGTTGAAGCTGAACTAAAAATGCTTCGTGTAATTAGAAAGTTAAAAGAAACTTTTTCTATACCAATTAAAGCAACGTTTTTAGGAGCACACGCTTTTCCTTCAGAATATAAAGAAAATAAAGAAGCCTATATTGATGTAATCATCAACGAAATGCTTCCACAAATCGGTAAAGAACATTTAGCCGATTTTATTGATGCATTTTGCGAAACTGGTTATTTTTCTGTTGAACAAACAGAAAGAGTAATTGATGCAGGTAAAAAATATGGATTAGTTCCAAAAATTCATGTGAATCAGTTTACCTCTATTGGAGGATTACAAGCAAGTGTTGCTAAAGGAGCTTTATCTGTGGATCATTTAGAAATAATGACTGAAAGTGATATTGATGCCTTAAAAGGAAGTGATACAATGCCCGTAGCGTTGCCTTCTTGTTCTTACTTTCTTAGTATTCCTTATACTCCTGCTAGAGATATAATTAATGCTGATTTACCATTGGCTTTAGCAACAGATTATAATCCTGGTTCAACTCCTTCTGGAAATATGAATTTTGTAGTTTCTACGGCTTGTATAAAAATGAAAATGACTCCAGAAGAAGCAATTAATGCAGCAACTATAAACGGAGCTTATGCAATGGATTTATCTGACGAAGTTGGTTCTATTACTAAGGGTAAAAAAGCAAATTTCTTTATCACGAAAGAAATTCCTTCATATGGATATTTACCGTACAGCTTCGGTTCTAATGTAATTGAATCTGTATATCTTAACGGAAAACGTATCTAA
- a CDS encoding aldose 1-epimerase family protein has protein sequence MIVLENDKIKANIALFGAELTKLYSKETQLDYLWNGDPKFWKRHAPILFPIVGKLKDHTYYVADKEYNLPQHGFARDNEFVIISQSENKVLFELASSEKTLEIYPYKFKLQITYELKANILEITYQVINVDNQSIFFSIGAHPAFKCPLVNNTSFADYYIAFQHQEKPLQYSLNKENGLRIEKPSTVELPTKLSLDYTLFEDDALIYKNIKSNIISLQSSKHNHGINFHSLNWEYFAFWTKKDAPFICFEPWMGAADLETTNQDFTTKDGIIELPVNNEFKQHYAVEIY, from the coding sequence ATGATTGTACTAGAAAACGATAAAATCAAGGCGAATATCGCCTTATTTGGGGCAGAATTAACTAAACTCTATTCAAAAGAAACTCAATTAGATTATCTATGGAATGGGGATCCTAAGTTTTGGAAACGCCACGCTCCTATTCTATTTCCTATTGTTGGAAAATTAAAAGATCATACTTATTATGTTGCAGATAAAGAATATAATTTACCGCAACATGGATTTGCTCGCGATAACGAATTTGTAATTATTTCTCAGTCTGAGAATAAGGTTTTATTCGAATTAGCTTCTTCTGAAAAAACCTTAGAAATATATCCTTATAAATTTAAGCTGCAAATTACCTATGAATTGAAGGCGAATATTTTGGAAATAACCTATCAAGTTATAAATGTTGATAATCAGTCTATATTCTTTTCAATCGGAGCGCATCCTGCGTTTAAATGTCCTTTAGTAAATAACACTTCATTTGCTGATTATTATATAGCATTTCAACATCAAGAAAAACCTCTTCAATATTCATTAAACAAAGAAAATGGACTACGAATAGAAAAGCCATCAACAGTCGAATTACCTACCAAGCTTTCTCTTGATTACACTTTATTTGAAGATGATGCTTTAATCTATAAGAATATCAAATCGAATATCATTTCATTACAATCTTCGAAACATAATCATGGAATTAACTTTCATTCCTTAAACTGGGAATACTTTGCTTTTTGGACAAAAAAAGATGCGCCGTTTATTTGTTTTGAGCCTTGGATGGGAGCAGCTGATTTAGAAACTACAAATCAAGATTTCACCACTAAAGACGGAATTATTGAATTACCTGTAAATAATGAATTTAAGCAGCATTATGCTGTTGAAATTTATTAA
- a CDS encoding tryptophan 7-halogenase — protein MNTNHNTEILIIGGGIAGCIAAISLSETYNVTLIDKLEEPVDKVGESLAPATKRVFNALGLSLNDDQYENLFLNNLGMQSYWGSDQLQILDHLRNPDGLSKSVNRKKLGLFLREKALEKGVKGFWGYRLFNSDYSSGKWKTISKKDNPKNRTSITIDTDFVIDATGRNSHFARSLGIKRTHFDSLISCWLTVPNTSKNTMSSIISDEFGWWYSAVLPENKRVISYQTDSDIFDKKVFKNFTSFSQLLHKNSTINKLVEHHTDEVDFHGVVSANSTKLNTAVGQQWLALGDAALSFDPLSSQGIFNAMANAMQVSELLKTSQLSDLTDPEKMNQFSKQYTSQIESVWAHYVKHKNLFYGAETRWNKSIFWKRRLENAFVL, from the coding sequence ATGAATACAAATCATAATACAGAAATATTAATTATAGGTGGCGGCATTGCAGGTTGCATTGCTGCCATTTCTTTATCTGAAACCTATAATGTAACCTTAATAGATAAACTAGAAGAACCCGTAGATAAAGTTGGAGAATCATTGGCTCCAGCTACAAAACGTGTTTTTAACGCTCTTGGATTATCTTTAAATGATGATCAATATGAAAACTTATTTCTAAATAATTTAGGAATGCAATCCTACTGGGGAAGTGATCAATTACAAATACTTGATCATTTGAGAAACCCAGATGGATTATCAAAAAGTGTTAATCGAAAAAAATTAGGTTTATTTCTAAGAGAAAAAGCCTTAGAAAAAGGTGTAAAAGGATTTTGGGGATATCGATTATTCAACAGTGATTATTCGAGTGGAAAATGGAAGACTATTAGTAAAAAGGATAATCCTAAAAACAGAACATCAATTACTATTGATACTGACTTTGTTATTGATGCTACAGGCAGAAATTCTCATTTTGCTAGAAGTTTAGGTATAAAAAGAACACATTTTGATTCTTTAATATCTTGTTGGTTAACGGTACCAAATACATCTAAAAACACCATGAGTTCTATTATAAGTGATGAATTTGGCTGGTGGTATTCTGCGGTTTTACCAGAAAACAAACGGGTAATTTCTTATCAAACAGATTCAGATATATTTGACAAAAAAGTGTTCAAAAACTTTACCTCATTCTCACAGCTATTACATAAGAACAGTACTATAAATAAACTAGTAGAGCATCATACTGACGAAGTGGACTTTCATGGTGTGGTTAGTGCTAATTCTACAAAACTAAATACGGCAGTTGGTCAACAATGGTTAGCATTAGGTGATGCTGCTTTAAGTTTTGATCCCTTATCTTCTCAAGGAATTTTTAATGCCATGGCTAATGCCATGCAAGTTTCTGAATTACTGAAAACATCTCAACTTTCGGATTTAACGGATCCTGAAAAAATGAATCAATTTTCAAAACAATATACTTCACAAATAGAATCCGTTTGGGCGCATTATGTAAAGCATAAGAACCTTTTTTATGGAGCCGAAACTCGTTGGAATAAATCTATTTTTTGGAAAAGAAGGCTTGAAAATGCTTTCGTATTATAA
- a CDS encoding nucleoside deaminase yields MNTHEEYMSEAVKAALRGMQNNEGGPFGCIIVKDGEIVGRGNNKVTSTNDPTAHAEVTAIRDACKNLGTFQLDGCIVYTSCEPCPMCLGAIYWARPDKVYYGSNQVDAANIGFDDEFIYKEIPLPYEKRSIPFEQVGRDIALEPFQKWSEKDDKIEY; encoded by the coding sequence ATGAATACACACGAAGAATATATGAGCGAAGCAGTAAAAGCTGCTTTAAGAGGAATGCAAAACAATGAAGGTGGTCCGTTTGGATGTATTATTGTTAAAGACGGAGAAATTGTTGGTCGTGGAAATAATAAAGTTACCTCAACAAATGATCCTACAGCACATGCAGAAGTTACTGCCATTAGAGATGCTTGTAAAAATTTAGGAACTTTTCAATTGGATGGTTGTATTGTATATACTTCTTGTGAACCATGTCCGATGTGTTTAGGGGCAATTTATTGGGCAAGACCAGATAAAGTTTATTACGGAAGCAATCAAGTGGATGCTGCAAATATTGGGTTTGATGATGAATTCATTTATAAAGAGATTCCTTTGCCTTATGAAAAAAGAAGTATTCCTTTTGAACAAGTAGGAAGAGATATCGCATTAGAGCCATTTCAAAAGTGGTCAGAAAAAGACGATAAAATCGAATATTAA
- a CDS encoding LytTR family DNA-binding domain-containing protein yields the protein MNVLIIEDEKPAARRLNRMLNALDIQVNTMLHSVEEALNWFQSNTHPDLIFLDIQLSDGLSFEIFEEIPVKSAIIFTTAYDEYALKAFKLNSIDYLLKPIDDDELKVAVDKYKQQQPAESSLQVNIDEIRKLLINPIDRKYKKRFTIKIGQHIKIIHTDNIECLYSENKSTYIHTNENRNYLIDHSLEHWHDQLNPELFFRVNRTYIVHINAIKDIVAYSNSRLKLVLHSYDEQEIIVSRERVKDFKNWID from the coding sequence ATGAATGTACTTATCATAGAAGATGAAAAACCAGCTGCAAGAAGATTAAATAGAATGTTGAATGCATTAGATATTCAAGTAAATACAATGCTACATTCTGTTGAAGAAGCACTAAATTGGTTTCAATCAAATACACATCCTGATTTAATTTTTCTTGATATTCAATTATCTGACGGATTGTCTTTCGAGATTTTTGAGGAGATTCCGGTTAAATCAGCCATTATTTTTACTACAGCTTATGATGAGTATGCCTTAAAAGCATTTAAATTAAATTCAATTGACTATTTATTAAAGCCGATTGATGATGATGAGTTAAAAGTTGCCGTTGATAAGTATAAGCAGCAACAGCCTGCTGAAAGTAGTTTACAAGTAAACATTGACGAAATTCGTAAGCTATTAATAAACCCAATTGATAGAAAGTATAAGAAACGATTTACCATTAAAATTGGTCAGCATATTAAAATCATTCATACCGATAATATCGAATGTTTATACTCAGAAAATAAGTCTACTTACATTCACACTAATGAAAATAGAAACTATTTAATAGATCATTCTTTAGAACATTGGCATGATCAATTAAATCCTGAGTTATTCTTTAGAGTAAACAGAACTTACATAGTCCATATCAATGCTATCAAAGATATTGTTGCTTACAGTAATTCAAGATTAAAACTTGTTTTACATTCATATGATGAGCAAGAAATTATTGTAAGTAGAGAAAGAGTAAAGGACTTTAAAAATTGGATTGATTAA
- a CDS encoding formimidoylglutamase, whose amino-acid sequence MLQTFSQENINEFVSTRNGETKLGECVQCISDHKNIEDELNSSNAKFVIIGVPEDIGVQMNYGNPGAHTAFIPALKALLNTQQNQFINGTEILVLGYLDFLDEVVNFNPSDREKGNELVEAIDIELSKWIRIISSSGKTPIIIGGGHNNAYGNLKGLSEAKKDAINVVNLDAHTDLRKLEERHSGNGFSYALKNQFLDKYFMFGLHENYTPQYIFEYIHDHINIEYNMYEEMEVYQTTSFNSELQRALNFVSEKSFGIEIDLDCIQYFPSSAMTPSGFTPQQTRQFVNYFAKHENASYLHICEGAPTVSNENTATTQVGKFISYLITDFIKATNFKQNK is encoded by the coding sequence ATGTTACAAACATTTTCTCAAGAAAATATTAATGAGTTTGTTTCCACTAGAAATGGTGAAACAAAATTGGGTGAATGTGTTCAATGTATTTCTGATCATAAGAACATTGAAGATGAATTGAACAGCTCAAATGCTAAGTTCGTTATTATTGGTGTTCCTGAAGATATCGGTGTACAAATGAATTATGGAAATCCTGGTGCTCATACAGCGTTTATTCCTGCTTTAAAAGCTTTATTAAACACGCAACAAAATCAGTTTATAAATGGAACTGAGATCTTGGTTCTAGGGTATTTAGATTTCTTGGATGAAGTTGTGAATTTCAATCCTTCTGATCGAGAAAAAGGGAATGAACTTGTTGAAGCCATAGATATTGAACTTTCGAAATGGATTAGAATAATTTCTTCAAGCGGAAAAACACCAATTATTATAGGAGGTGGACATAACAATGCTTATGGTAATTTAAAAGGTTTATCTGAAGCAAAAAAAGATGCCATCAATGTGGTGAATCTTGACGCACATACTGATTTAAGAAAGTTAGAAGAACGACATAGTGGAAATGGGTTTTCGTATGCTTTAAAAAATCAATTTCTAGATAAGTATTTCATGTTTGGTTTACATGAAAATTATACTCCACAATATATATTCGAATACATACATGATCATATTAATATAGAATATAACATGTATGAAGAAATGGAAGTATATCAAACTACATCTTTCAACAGTGAATTGCAACGAGCTTTGAATTTTGTTTCTGAAAAATCATTTGGTATTGAAATAGATTTAGATTGTATCCAATACTTTCCAAGTAGCGCAATGACTCCAAGTGGTTTTACTCCACAACAAACAAGACAGTTTGTAAATTACTTTGCAAAACATGAAAACGCATCTTATTTACATATTTGTGAAGGAGCTCCAACTGTTTCTAATGAAAATACAGCCACAACTCAAGTTGGGAAATTTATAAGTTACTTAATTACAGATTTTATTAAAGCAACAAACTTTAAACAAAATAAATAG
- a CDS encoding DinB family protein, giving the protein MIPTTEYVPYYTPFISLLPEENSIIENLEAAQTDFENTLRNISKEKENFSYAEGKWTIKELIQHIIDTERVFCYRALSFARNDQQDLPGFDQDLFVVNSVAQQRDYNELLDEMVVLRKGTIQLFKSFTPEDLLKIGTGSGNKISVRALGMVMAGHQQHHLNVVKERYL; this is encoded by the coding sequence ATGATACCAACTACAGAATACGTACCGTACTACACACCATTTATTTCATTATTACCAGAAGAAAATTCAATTATAGAGAATTTAGAAGCAGCACAAACTGATTTTGAAAACACACTTAGAAACATTTCAAAAGAAAAAGAGAACTTTTCTTATGCTGAGGGAAAATGGACTATAAAAGAACTCATTCAGCATATTATAGATACCGAACGTGTTTTTTGTTATCGTGCACTAAGTTTTGCAAGGAATGATCAACAAGATTTACCAGGTTTTGATCAAGACTTATTTGTTGTGAATTCTGTTGCACAGCAAAGAGATTATAACGAATTGTTAGATGAAATGGTTGTTTTGAGAAAAGGAACTATTCAATTATTCAAAAGTTTTACTCCTGAGGATTTATTAAAAATAGGAACTGGTTCTGGAAATAAGATTTCTGTAAGAGCTTTAGGAATGGTTATGGCTGGTCATCAACAACACCATTTAAACGTTGTAAAAGAGCGTTATTTATAA